Part of the Sporosarcina sp. FSL K6-2383 genome is shown below.
AGAGAAATAATTGGATAAAGAAGGAGATTTACAAATCAAACTTTCTGTAGTAATAATCACCAAAAATGAAGAAAGAAATATTATTAAATGTTTAGATTCTGTTTATGAGAGCTTGAATGAGATAACTATTAATTATGAAGTTATAATTGTAGATAGTAATTCTTCAGATCAAACAATTGAAAGAGTTATTTCAAGTCGTGTAAAATATAAAAATTTAAAAGTAATTAGTATTATCGAAAGTTCCCAATATTCAGCGTCTTTAGGGAGATCTATAGGGACTGATCAATCGAGGGGAACCCATCTTTTATTTCTGGATGGTGATATGGAATTGCATAAGGACTTTTTAGAAAAATCTCTGAAATTATTAAAAAATCAAACTGTTAATTGTATAGGTATTATAGGAAAGCGAAATGATGTTATTTGCTTTTCAGACGGCACTTTTCAGTATAGAGAAAATGTATATAACATTAAGAATGATAGAAAAGCTATACATTTCGGTGGCGCATTATTGATAGATAAAAATGCTCTAATAACTGTAGGAGGGTATGATGAAAATATTATTGCTTCTGAGGAACCAGAACTTTTTTTAAGGCTTAAAAAAAGGGGGTTTTGGATCAAAGAAATATCAGTTGAAATGGTGACGCATCATATTGCTGCTGAGGAAAAGACTTCTATTGTTTCTAGAATTATAAATAATAGAAGTATTGGAATAGGTCAAGCTTTTAGATCCAGTTTTCAAAAAAAAACAATTTTAGAGTTATTTAGTCATACTCCTTTGAATAAATTTCTTATACCATTTATATTTGATTTAACATCTTTATTATTATTAATTTCATTTTTTTTTATAGCAGAAATTAAGTTGCTTTATATTGCGATACTAATCCAATTAATATCTTTTATAGTATCAGTTTTAAATAAAGGGTTCAAAAAGTATATTTATGTAAAGTTAAACTTTTTTAACATTTTAAAAGGCTGTTTATATAAAAAAGAAACTTTATTTAAATTAGAGAAGATTGTTGATTAAATATTTATGAAATAGAACGGGGATTTGCAAACATGATTAAAATTAAATTTACACATAAAGAAATATTCAATTACTTGTTTGCTTTCTTTTTTATATTTATTTTATTTAAACCATCACCGACAAGGTTATTAGGGGAAATACTAGGTTTTAAGCTGTTTGATATTTTAGCTTTTTTGATAGTTCTTTTGATAGCTTTATTCATGTTTAAATATCCATCTAGTTTGTTTGTTGAAAAGAAAATTTTTAGTGTTTTCCCTATAAGAATATTGTCGTTAATTTCAATTTTAAGTCTTATGTCGCAGTATATTGCAACTATTTTTTTAGGTTTGCC
Proteins encoded:
- a CDS encoding glycosyltransferase: MDKEGDLQIKLSVVIITKNEERNIIKCLDSVYESLNEITINYEVIIVDSNSSDQTIERVISSRVKYKNLKVISIIESSQYSASLGRSIGTDQSRGTHLLFLDGDMELHKDFLEKSLKLLKNQTVNCIGIIGKRNDVICFSDGTFQYRENVYNIKNDRKAIHFGGALLIDKNALITVGGYDENIIASEEPELFLRLKKRGFWIKEISVEMVTHHIAAEEKTSIVSRIINNRSIGIGQAFRSSFQKKTILELFSHTPLNKFLIPFIFDLTSLLLLISFFFIAEIKLLYIAILIQLISFIVSVLNKGFKKYIYVKLNFFNILKGCLYKKETLFKLEKIVD